From the Acidimicrobiales bacterium genome, the window GGTGCCGTTGAAGTCGGCGGGGTCGCTCGGCCGGACGACGACGATGCGGGTCGTGTAGTCGGCCTCGTCGGCGGCTTCGACCACCCACCGGCCGTCGGGCGTCAGTTCGCCGACGGGAGCGAACGAGCGGGCCGTTCCGGTCAGGAAATACTCCGACTGCTCGTAGCCGACGAGCGAGAGGTCGAACCCGACGCCCTGGTAGAAGGTCGAGCCGGCGTCGGGGGGAAGGCGCACCTCGGGGTTCGGGGTCGGGACGGGATCGCCGATCAGGTCGTCGGCGGGACTCGGCGGCTCGGCGACGGCATCGGTCGTCGTGGTCGTGGCGGCCGGCCCGAACGTGGTCGTCGATCCGTCCGACGGGTCGGTGGTGTCGCCGGCATCGCCGGTGTCGTCGCTGCAGGCGGCGGCGAGCAGTGCCAGCAGGGACAGGATCGCGAGTGCTGACGTGACGGAGCGGCGGTGCATCGCGAAAGGATCGCTCAGCGCAGGCCGGAGAGCCAGTCGACGACGGCGTCCGCCAGCGGCGCGCCGATGTCGTCCTGGATGAAGTGGCTCGCCGCATCGAACGCCTGGTGGGGTTGACCCGCCGTGCCCGGGATGAGCTCGAGCAGGTCGTCGCGGAGGGGGCCGAGCACGAAGTCGCTCATGCCCCACAACGACAGCACCGGCGAGTCCCACGCCGCCAGCACCTCTCGGGCTGCCGTGTTCTCGGCGACGCCCCCGTGCTCGGGGGTGATGGCCACGAGGCAGGGGAACTCACGAGCGCCGGCCATGTACGACTCGTCGGGGAATGGCGCCCGGTAGGCGTCCTTCTCTGCATCGGTGAGGTCTCGGGTGGCGATCGCCTGGTCGACGAGGGCGCCGGCGTCGAACGGGTCGACGGTCTGGGAGAGTTCCAGCCAGAAGTCGAAACCCGGCCCGAGGTTCTCGCCGTGCGGGAGCGCGGTGTTGGCCACGACGAGATGGCTGAACCGAGAGGGCCGTTCGGCTGCCACCCGAAGGCCGATCAGGCCGCCCCAGTCCTGGAGGAAGGCCGCGAACGAACCGATCCCCTCCGTGTCGATGATCTGGTCGAGAAACGCGTGCATCCAGCCGACATGACCGTTGTAGGAGTACGCCGCGCGATCGGTCGGCTTGTCGCTGCGCCCGAACCCGATGAGGTCGGGGGCGATGATCCGGTGGCCGGCGTCGACCAATGTCGGGATCATCCGTCGGTAGAGGTAGCTCCATGTCGGCTCGCCGTGGAGCAGGAGGATCGTCTCGCGGTCGCCAGCGGTGGGGCCCTCGTCGAGGTATGCCATGCGAAGGCCGTCGACGGTGACGTACTTCGGTTCCCACGGGAAATCGGGCAGGTCGACGAAGCGCTCGTCGGGAGTGCGGAGGAACTCGATGCCGGTTTCGGTCGTGTGGGTCGTCATCGGATCGACGCTATGGCCACGCGGTACGGTCACGCCATGCCCGAATCCGAACTGAGCCAGCAGGGCCGATCGGTCGACGATGTCATCGCCGACCTCGAGGCGAAGCGCACCCACGACGTCAAGTGGGCCGACGGCCGCGCCTTCGGCATGGTCTACGACGGCGGCCCATCGGTCCACGAGGTGGCCGAGCGGGCCGCCATGATCTACCTCCACGAGAACGCGCTCAACACGAAGGCGTTCCCGTCACTCGGTGAGATCCAGTCCGAGGTCGTCTCCTGGACGGCCGGACTGCTCCACGGCGACGGCGCCGCAGGCTTCCTCACCAGCGGCGGCACCGAGTCGATCCTGTGCGCGGTCAAGGCCGCGCGGGAGCGGGCGAAGGCCGAACGCGGCATCGTTGCTCCCGAGATGATCGTCGCAGAGAGCGCCCACGCCGCGTTCCACAAGGGCGCCCACCTGTTCGGGTTGACGCTCCACAAGACACCGGTGCTCGACGACTGGACCGCCGACGTCGACGCGATGGCCGCCATGGTGAACGACAACACCGTCCTCATCGTCGGATCCGCTCCCCAGTATCCGCAGGGCGTGATCGACCCGATTCCGGAGATCGCCGCCCTGGCCGCGTCGGCCGGTGCCAACTGCCACGTCGACGCGTGCATGGGCGGGTTCGTGCTCCCGTTCGTCGAGCGTCTCGGGCGCGAAGTCGGCCCGTGGGATTTCAGGGTCGAGGGTGTCACCTCGATCTCGGCCGACATCCACAAGCTCGGCTACGCGCCCAAGGGCGTGTCGGTGATCCTGCATCGCAACAAGGAGCTGCGCCGCTACCAGACCTTCGTGTTCGACGACTGGCTCGGCGGGTTCTACGCGTCGCCCAATCTGCAGGGCACCCGCAGCGGTCTGCCCATGGCGGCCGCCTGGGCGGTGATGCAGCACCTCGGGATCGACGGCTATGTCGAGCTGACCCGCCAGACGCTCGAGAACGCCGACGAGATGCGGGCGGGGGTGGCCGCGATCGACGGCATCAGAGTGCTCGGCGACGGGCAGTTCCATCTCGTGGCGATCGCGTCCGACCCCGAGGCCGATGATCCCGTCGACGTGTTCGCGCTGGGCGACGCGCTCGAGCGCCGCGGCTGGTTCCACGACCGGCAGGGTCCGCCCGACTCCCTGCACTCGACCGTGTCGAACTCGAACACCGGGGTCATCGGCGACTATCTCGAGGCGCTTCGGGCCGGTGTCGACGAGGTGCGGGGCACCACCACCGACGACCGCTCGACCAACTACGCGACCCTGGA encodes:
- a CDS encoding haloalkane dehalogenase; protein product: MTTHTTETGIEFLRTPDERFVDLPDFPWEPKYVTVDGLRMAYLDEGPTAGDRETILLLHGEPTWSYLYRRMIPTLVDAGHRIIAPDLIGFGRSDKPTDRAAYSYNGHVGWMHAFLDQIIDTEGIGSFAAFLQDWGGLIGLRVAAERPSRFSHLVVANTALPHGENLGPGFDFWLELSQTVDPFDAGALVDQAIATRDLTDAEKDAYRAPFPDESYMAGAREFPCLVAITPEHGGVAENTAAREVLAAWDSPVLSLWGMSDFVLGPLRDDLLELIPGTAGQPHQAFDAASHFIQDDIGAPLADAVVDWLSGLR
- a CDS encoding aspartate aminotransferase family protein, encoding MPESELSQQGRSVDDVIADLEAKRTHDVKWADGRAFGMVYDGGPSVHEVAERAAMIYLHENALNTKAFPSLGEIQSEVVSWTAGLLHGDGAAGFLTSGGTESILCAVKAARERAKAERGIVAPEMIVAESAHAAFHKGAHLFGLTLHKTPVLDDWTADVDAMAAMVNDNTVLIVGSAPQYPQGVIDPIPEIAALAASAGANCHVDACMGGFVLPFVERLGREVGPWDFRVEGVTSISADIHKLGYAPKGVSVILHRNKELRRYQTFVFDDWLGGFYASPNLQGTRSGLPMAAAWAVMQHLGIDGYVELTRQTLENADEMRAGVAAIDGIRVLGDGQFHLVAIASDPEADDPVDVFALGDALERRGWFHDRQGPPDSLHSTVSNSNTGVIGDYLEALRAGVDEVRGTTTDDRSTNYATLE